Below is a genomic region from Prevotella melaninogenica.
GGCTGGCAACTATGGTTTCGGACGTGTGATGACAAATGCTGGTCGCAGTCATTCTTGTGGTTTGGAGGCAACACTCCGTGGTGTTGCGTTAGATAACAAACTTTCATACGGACTTAGCTATGGCTTCACAAGTGCTCAGTTTGATGAGTATAAGGACTCTATCGCAGGAGTAGGAACAGTTGATTATAAGGATAAGCGTGTTCCTTTCGTGCCACAGCATACACTGGGTGCCAATACTGATTATCGTATAGACGTTGACCCTGCTGCCTTGCTCGACCCATCAAATCGTTTCCATTTGCGCAGTGTCACTGTGGGACTCAACCTCTCTGCGCAGGGTAAGACCTACTGGGATGAACAGAACTCTATCGGTCAGAACTTCTATGCTGTCTTAGGTGCTCATGCCGATGCTGACTTCGGTCCGCTGCATGTCAACCTCTGGATACGTAATCTGACAGATACAAAATACAACAGTTTTGCTGTTCAGAGTGCTGCCACTGGTACACGCTACACCTTTGCTCAGATGGGTAATCCTTTCCAAATGGGTGTAGATTTTAGGGTGCATTTCTAATGAGAAAAAGCCTCCCCCGACCCCTCCGAAAGGAGGGGAGGCAAATAGGACAAGGCTTGACATAGACTATTAAGATTTCAATCCTTGTTTTTGTAAAATCAAATAGGCAGGTTATAGATGTAAGACATTAGCTCGTAACCCATTTATATAAAAGTAATTGACCTACAATTAAAGCGCATGAATCTTCGCACTTTAGTTGTAGGTCAATTGTTTTTATTGGCAATATAACCCCTCCCAAACGTCAACACGCGCTTATGCTAATAACATATAATAATGTGATTAAGCCTCAACACTACTCGTGTTAAGCCTTAACACCATGTGTAATGAGCCTTAGCACCACATGTGCGCAGCGTGTATCCAGCTGAACTCCCCTCCTATTACTTCCCTTCGGTCAGTGACCTTTGGTTCGGAGGGGTCGGGGGAGGCTCCCCTACACCCTAATCTTCCCAACCAACTTTCTTTGTTTCCCTTCTCCAATGATAGGTGCATGGGCATCCTCTGGGAAGAAGATGGTGAATTGCCCTGGCTTAACACGGAAGTATTCCTTTGCGTCTTGTGTATAAAAGCCACAATCTCGCTCAGGATTATAGGCAATATCAGGTTCACCTAAGTCAGACAAAGCTGTCCAGCCCATTGTCTCATCCTGCAATAAGGGTACTTGAATATCAATATAGTTCTTGTGGAACTCTAATCGTTGCGCTTCTTTACGCTTCAGTTCTACCTCGTCTAAATTGATGAAGAGGTCGTCAGCATCGAGGGTTATGCGTCCTGCTTCGTGTTGGCTGAAATCATGTTGGAGGATATACTCCAGCATCTCCTTCATTCTTGGATGTAGTCCATAGTAGCGATGGCATGCGCTTAAATCTGCTATTATCATGTTCTTGGATTTACTAAATGTTATAGAAAACTGCTGCAAACATACGTATTTATTTTCTGAAAACAAAGAATTAGCCAATAAATAACGTGTATCTGAGAAATGAAAAAGGGGTACACAGAGCGTGTACCCCCTTTTGATAGGATATCTACAGATAGGCGTCTTATCTTTGTGTGACGTCATCTGTACAAGTTTTATTGGTTGTAGCAGAGCCCAAGTGAATAATATTCCGACTTGCTTACTTACCCCTTACTACTTTCCCCAGCCGTTCTTAGCGTACTTAGGATTGACAGAAAACTCTCCTGCCCCTATGTCAAGATCTCCACTGTTCGGCACTCGGTATTGTCCCCATGCACATGGTTTAGACTTTTTGGTCTTGTTACTTTTCCATGTTCCTGCATATTGGTTATTACAATAGGAGTCCGAATGGCTATCGATATCGTCATAAACGAAATTACCATCATTGGTTTCGTACCAATAGAACAGCAGATAACCAGTGAAGACACCGCTTCCTGTTTGGCTGGTTTCTTCTTCTAAATTATATTTCGCAATACTACACCCACGACGCTTAAACTGCCCTTTCATAGAGTCGTCCACACCATACGTAGGATGTGTAAATTCCCTATTCTCAACGATATCAATGGTTCCACGGAAGTTACAACGATTGTTCTTGACAACGGTAATACCGCTGACATTGTATTGATTATCATCTGTTCGTTGCACTTTTTGAATGTCTATCGAGAACCTCTGATAGTCTGTTCCAATATAACCAATGTATGGAACGCTCTTGTCAGACAATATATTTGAGAAGTCAGTCTCAGCACTTGTGTTCTTACTATCACTTACCATAGAAAGAATCCACTTCGGAACATTAGCCTCCGCCTTCTTTTCTTGGCAACTCGCGAAAGATAGAACAATCAAGAGTAGTGCTAAGTAATTAAATAACTTGCTCATAATATTCTGATATAAATATGATTATAGGGAGCAAAGATCTTATCCAAGGAAGTGTATCTGACCAATGAAATAAAGTAAGATGTAACCCAAGATAAGGGAAACAAGACCGCTGGTCAGACCCACCTTAAGCATATCATTCTGCTTGACAAGTCCTGTTGAGTAAGCAATAGCATTCGGTGGCGTAGAGATAGGGAGACACATTGCAGTAGAGGCAGCAATGGCAATACCGATAAGGACGGTGCTTGTACCGCCAATACCACCAAGTTTGTCGCCCATACCACGGCATACTACAGCGAGGATTGGAACCAACAATGCTGCAGTTGCTGTGTTTGAAATGAAGTTAGAAAGGAAATAACAAATCAAACCAGAGATAGCAAGGATAACGATAGGACTCCAATTGCCGAATGGAATACTCTCAATAGCAGCATCTGCCAAGCCTGAACCGTTCATTCCCAAGCCTATAGCAAAACCTCCTGCAACCATCCAGATGACACTCCAGTTAATCTCCTGCATATCCTTAGCAGTGATAACACCAGTGATAGCAAAGATTGCCATTGGAATCATTGAAACGGTGTTAGTGTCAATACCTGTGACATCCTTTGGAATTACCCATAGAAGGATTGTTACAATAAAGGTTACGATAACAACCCACATACGCCATCCACGGTGTACCTCACCATCAATCTTCAGATGAATAGTCTTCTGTGTGAATGGGAAGAAGTAAAGAATAATTCTCCATGACAACAAAAGCAGAACTATCACAAGCGGTGCCATGAAAGCCATCCAGTGCATGAAGTCAATATTCATATTAAGACCAGCTGGGTCATTGAGATATTTAAGAGCAATAAGGTTAGGAGGTGTTCCAATCGGTGTTCCCATACCACCGAGGTTGGCTGCAATAGGAATAGACATTGTCAAGGCAATACGTCCCTTACCATTAGCAGGTAGCGCTGCAAAGACTGGAGTAAGGAAAGTAAGCATCAATGCCGCTGTTGCAGTATTTGAGATGAACATAGAGAAGAGTCCTGTAATAAGTAGGAAACCCAAAAGAACATTCTCACTCTTATTACCAAAAGGCTTAATAAGATTACGTGCCAAGAGCGTGTCAAGTCCCGACTTCGATGCTGCTATCGCTAAGATAAAGCCCGCAAGGAAGAGCATAATGATAGGGTCAGCAAAGGATGCCATGATTTCCTTTGAGTCAAGTAACTCACCAATCCCGTCACCTTTGAATACTCCAAAAGCATTCTTGGATACAGTGACGCACATGATAGACATGATACTCAGCGACGTTGCCCATGCAGGGATACACTCTGTTAGCCACGACAAGGTGGCAAACACGAAGATTGCAATAATGCGTTGCTGTACTACGGTCAACCCATCAATGCCAAAGCTACTTGTGGGAAGATTCCAAATAATGGCTGTAACCACAACGATCGCCAAAAGTTCCCAGACTTTTTTCATCTCAATGTGATTACCAAGTTCGTTAGTCTTTTCTTCTGCCATGGTGTTAGTTGTTTAGTTTAATAAAATTAGATTGTTGATTAATAGATTTGGGGGCTAAAGTATAAAAATATTCTTATCAAGCAAAAGAATCTTTCTTTTTTTGTATTTTTGCATGATAAATCTTTGTTTATGCGGCAGTTATTAGTATTTACCCTCTCCATTTTACTGTTTTTATCGTGTGGTAATAATCAAAAGCAAGTGGCTGATAAAAGCGAGAAAGGAGAGAAAACAGAACTACAGTATGCTCGAAATATTACAATCGAACGTACAAAAGATTATGTGGTTGTACGTTTGTTGAATCCTTGGAAAGCGGGAACCGTTCTACATACTTACTACCTTGTTGAACGCGGAAAGGATGTAAACGTTCCTGACGACGGAACAAAAGTTGTCATTCCCCTTCGCAAGAGTGTTATCTTCACGACAGCCCATGCAAACCTTGTTGAGATGCTTCAGGCACAGAAAGCGATTGCTGGTGTTGCTGATTTGAAGTATATGATTATCCCTGACATTCAGAAACATGCAAGAATAAGGGGCGGCATTGTAGACTGTGGTGATGCGATGAAGCCTGATGTAGAGCGAATTATAGACCTAAATGCAGATGCAATACTACTTTCTCCCTTTGAAAACAATGGTGGTTATGGTCGTTTAGAACAGATAGGAGTACCCATCATTGAATGTGCCGACTACATGGAGCGTTCTGCTTTAGGGCGTGCTGAATGGATGAAGTTTTATGGTATTCTCTTTGGGCGGGAGCAAGAAGCCGACTCCTTATTTGCTGTTGTTAAACAAAGCTATAAGTCTTTAAGCCAAAAGGCAAGTCAAAGTAAGATTACTCGTAGTGTCTTACCTGACAGAAAAGTGGGTGCAGTGTGGTATCTACCGGGTGGCGAGAGCAGTGTGGGTTTACTATATAAAGATGCACATGGACGTTATGCTTATTCAAATGATAAGCATAGTGGAAGTCTTGCAATGCCTTTCGAAACGATCTTGGATAAGTTCGCACAAAGTGATTTTTGGATATTAAGTTATAATGGTAATTTCAATCGCCGAGTCTTATTGTCTGAATATCAAGGTTACGCAAAGCTAAAACCTTATCAGACAAAGGAAATATATGGCTGTAAGGTAGATAGTAAGCCCTACTTTGAGGAGGTCAGCTGGCGTCCCGACTGGTTGCTCTCAGACTTGATTCAACTTTTCCATCCCGACTTGAAGATTGCCCCACTACGTTACTATCAGAAGGTAGAAGATTGATAGAACCGAAACGATAAGATAATGAAACGGAATATTCTTCTTTTTATATGCTTAGCAACAAGTATCCTACTTCTATTTGGATTGAACCTTACAACAGGTTCTGTTCAGATCCCCTTTGCTGATGTATTGGATATTCTGTGTGGTCGTTTTGCGGGAAAAGAAAGCTGGGAATATATTATTTTAGAGAACCGACTCCCTCAAACACTCACTGCCATACTCTGTGGAGCATCGTTGTCAGTTTGTGGTTTAATGCTTCAAACAGCCTTTCGCAATCCTTTAGCAGGTCCAGATGTATTTGGAATCAGTTCTGGCGCAGGTTTAGGTGTTGCCTTGGTGATGCTACTATTGGGTGGGACTGTCTCTACTTCTATCTTTACTGTTTCAGGCTTTCTTGCCATTCTTACCGCAGCTTTCGTTGGAGCAATCGCCGTAACAGCACTCATCTTGTTCCTTTCCACTTTAGTTCGCAACAGTGTTTTATTACTGATAGTGGGTATTATGGTGGGATATGTTTCTTCTTCAGCTGTTTCTCTTTTGAATTTCTTTGCATCAGAAGAAGGTGTGAAAAGCTATATGGTATGGGGAATGGGCAATTTTGGAGGTGTATCAATGAATCATATCCCTCTGTTTTCTATTCTTTGTTTAATAGGTATTATTGCATCTTTTCTATTGGTGAAGCCACTAAACATCCTACTCTTAGGACCACAATATGCAGAGAGTTTAGGGATTAGCACACGCCAGATTCGCAATATACTATTAGTAGTCGTAGGTCTGTTAACAGCCATCACAACCGCTTTCTGTGGTCCTATTTCATTTATCGGGTTAGCTATTCCACATATAGCCCGCCTCTTATTCCATACTGAGAATCATCAGATACTTCTTCCAGGAACAGTGTTGAGCGGTGCTGTAATCGCTTTACTTTGCAATTTTATTTGTTATCTTCCTGGCGAGTCAGGTATAATCCCACTTAATGCTGTCACCCCACTCATCGGTGCCCCCGTTATCATTTACGTAATTATTCAGCGTAGGTAATCGAATAAACTCAGAAGAATTAATGATAAAGTAAATCAATAATGTTCAAACTTCATAAGAGAAAATCAATATCGGAAGCTATTAACATTATACTATATGCGCTTTAAAGCTACACTTTTTCATTCTTAGAGAGTACCTTATTCTGAATATTCTCATAAGGATAATGTTGGGTGGCGGGTGTTAGGTGTTAATGATGTGTAGATTCACAATGAACTTTATAGAAACCATTAACACCCAACACCCAACACCCATCATTTCCCACCCCATTAATTTCATAATCTCGTTTTTTTTATGTAAGTTTGCGGTAAAATAGGTAATGAATGTTAGGTGGTAGATGATAGGTGTTGATGATTACTATAATCTACACACCATGAACAACCAACACCCAATAACATTATGAACATGAAACAGAATCTTAAAAATGTTGTGCTTGTCGCAGGACTCGCCTGCACAGCACTTACAGGTCAGGCACAGAAGGCAAGACCTAAGACCACACAGACGGTCAGCAATTCGCTTATGAAACAGAGTACGCTACCTTTCAACGCCCCTGATTTCAGCCGTATCAAGGGTGAAGACTATCTCCCTGCTATCAAAGCGGCTATCGCTGAGCAGAGAGCTGAGATAAAGAAGATTACGGACAATAAACAGAAACCTACCTTCGCCAATACTATCTTAGCTTACGAACGGAGCGGAAAGGACCTGGAACGTATCTCAAACATCTTCTATGCGCTGGTATCTGCTGACAAGACACCTGAGATTGAGAAGGCACAGGGAAGTATCGTACCACTGATGACGGAGTTTGAGAATGAAATAAAGTTCAACCAGAAGTTCTTCCAGCGCATCAAGTATGTCTATGACCATGAGTACAAGACGCTCAAGGGCGAGGATAAGAAGTTATTAGAGGTTGTCTACAAGGACTTTACGCACGCTGGTGCCTTGCTTCTAAAAGAGAAGATGGCACGTATGCAGGAGATTAACAAGGAATTGGCAAAACTTCAGCAGGAGTTTGGTGATATGCTTCCTAAGGCCGCTAACGAGGCTACTGTATGGGTCAGCGACGTGAAGGAATTAGCAGGACTCAGCGAGACGGATATTGCTCAGTGCAAGAAAGATGCTGAGAGCCGTGGAGGGAAGGCACCTTACTGCATCGTGATTACGAATACCACTCAGCAGCCTATCCTTGCAAGTCTTGAAAACCGTGGCTTACGTGAGCGTGTCTACAACGCTTCTATTCATCGTACAGACGGTACAGGTGCTTACAATACCTTCCCTGTCATCGTGAAGATAGCTCGCTTGCGTGCGGAGAAGGCTCAACTGATGGGCTATAAGAACTATGCTTCCTACTCGCTCTCAAAGACAATGGCAAAGAATACGGATAACGTCTATGCCTTCCTGCATCAGATGATTGAGGCTTACAAACCTAAGTCGGAGGCTCAGACAAAGGCTATCGAGGAATATGCTCAGAAGACGGAGGGTGCTGACTTCCGCCTCCAGCCCTACGATCGCTTCTATTATTCGGCTAAGATGAAGAAGGATCAGTATAGCTTCTCAGATGATGACGTGAAGCCTTACTTCAATCTTGATTCCGTACTCGTAAACGGTATCTTCTATGCGGCTCACCGTGTCTATGGTCTTAGCTTCCGTGAGCGTAAGGATATCCCTACCTATCATAAAGACATGAAGGTGTTTGACGTGATGGATGCTGACGGCAAGCAGCTGGCGCTGTTCTACTGTGATTACTTCCGTCGTCCAACAAAGCGTGGTGGTGCGTGGATGAGTGCCTTCCTCAAGCAGAGTGGCGACCGTCAGCAGAAACCGCTCATCTTCAACGTTTGTAACTATGCCAAGGCTCCAGAAGGTCAGCCAACGCTCCTTACTTGGGATGAGACTCAGACGATGTTCCACGAGTTCGGTCATGCCCTGCACGGTATGCTTTCTAACTGTAAGTATAACACGCTGAGCGGTACTGCCGTGTCACGTGACTTCGTGGAGATGCCATCACAGTTCAATGAGTCGTTTGCAAGCATACCAGAGGTTTTCAACCACTATGCACGCCATTACAAGACCAACGAACCGATGCCAGATGCCCTGCGTGAGAAGATGTTGGGTTCGCTCA
It encodes:
- a CDS encoding ABC transporter substrate-binding protein is translated as MRQLLVFTLSILLFLSCGNNQKQVADKSEKGEKTELQYARNITIERTKDYVVVRLLNPWKAGTVLHTYYLVERGKDVNVPDDGTKVVIPLRKSVIFTTAHANLVEMLQAQKAIAGVADLKYMIIPDIQKHARIRGGIVDCGDAMKPDVERIIDLNADAILLSPFENNGGYGRLEQIGVPIIECADYMERSALGRAEWMKFYGILFGREQEADSLFAVVKQSYKSLSQKASQSKITRSVLPDRKVGAVWYLPGGESSVGLLYKDAHGRYAYSNDKHSGSLAMPFETILDKFAQSDFWILSYNGNFNRRVLLSEYQGYAKLKPYQTKEIYGCKVDSKPYFEEVSWRPDWLLSDLIQLFHPDLKIAPLRYYQKVED
- a CDS encoding M3 family metallopeptidase; its protein translation is MKQNLKNVVLVAGLACTALTGQAQKARPKTTQTVSNSLMKQSTLPFNAPDFSRIKGEDYLPAIKAAIAEQRAEIKKITDNKQKPTFANTILAYERSGKDLERISNIFYALVSADKTPEIEKAQGSIVPLMTEFENEIKFNQKFFQRIKYVYDHEYKTLKGEDKKLLEVVYKDFTHAGALLLKEKMARMQEINKELAKLQQEFGDMLPKAANEATVWVSDVKELAGLSETDIAQCKKDAESRGGKAPYCIVITNTTQQPILASLENRGLRERVYNASIHRTDGTGAYNTFPVIVKIARLRAEKAQLMGYKNYASYSLSKTMAKNTDNVYAFLHQMIEAYKPKSEAQTKAIEEYAQKTEGADFRLQPYDRFYYSAKMKKDQYSFSDDDVKPYFNLDSVLVNGIFYAAHRVYGLSFRERKDIPTYHKDMKVFDVMDADGKQLALFYCDYFRRPTKRGGAWMSAFLKQSGDRQQKPLIFNVCNYAKAPEGQPTLLTWDETQTMFHEFGHALHGMLSNCKYNTLSGTAVSRDFVEMPSQFNESFASIPEVFNHYARHYKTNEPMPDALREKMLGSLNFLSAYALGENLAATSVDLAWHCLSPSEVPTTEEAPAFEKKVLADMGLLNNQIPPRYSTSYFNHIWGGGYAAGYYSYLWSEVLAANIADYFEAHGALTRKVGDDFRQKILSRGNTRDLMQIFSDFTGLKAPDTKGLLKARGM
- a CDS encoding iron ABC transporter permease, which produces MKRNILLFICLATSILLLFGLNLTTGSVQIPFADVLDILCGRFAGKESWEYIILENRLPQTLTAILCGASLSVCGLMLQTAFRNPLAGPDVFGISSGAGLGVALVMLLLGGTVSTSIFTVSGFLAILTAAFVGAIAVTALILFLSTLVRNSVLLLIVGIMVGYVSSSAVSLLNFFASEEGVKSYMVWGMGNFGGVSMNHIPLFSILCLIGIIASFLLVKPLNILLLGPQYAESLGISTRQIRNILLVVVGLLTAITTAFCGPISFIGLAIPHIARLLFHTENHQILLPGTVLSGAVIALLCNFICYLPGESGIIPLNAVTPLIGAPVIIYVIIQRR
- a CDS encoding YhcH/YjgK/YiaL family protein — protein: MIIADLSACHRYYGLHPRMKEMLEYILQHDFSQHEAGRITLDADDLFINLDEVELKRKEAQRLEFHKNYIDIQVPLLQDETMGWTALSDLGEPDIAYNPERDCGFYTQDAKEYFRVKPGQFTIFFPEDAHAPIIGEGKQRKLVGKIRV
- a CDS encoding SLC13 family permease; its protein translation is MAEEKTNELGNHIEMKKVWELLAIVVVTAIIWNLPTSSFGIDGLTVVQQRIIAIFVFATLSWLTECIPAWATSLSIMSIMCVTVSKNAFGVFKGDGIGELLDSKEIMASFADPIIMLFLAGFILAIAASKSGLDTLLARNLIKPFGNKSENVLLGFLLITGLFSMFISNTATAALMLTFLTPVFAALPANGKGRIALTMSIPIAANLGGMGTPIGTPPNLIALKYLNDPAGLNMNIDFMHWMAFMAPLVIVLLLLSWRIILYFFPFTQKTIHLKIDGEVHRGWRMWVVIVTFIVTILLWVIPKDVTGIDTNTVSMIPMAIFAITGVITAKDMQEINWSVIWMVAGGFAIGLGMNGSGLADAAIESIPFGNWSPIVILAISGLICYFLSNFISNTATAALLVPILAVVCRGMGDKLGGIGGTSTVLIGIAIAASTAMCLPISTPPNAIAYSTGLVKQNDMLKVGLTSGLVSLILGYILLYFIGQIHFLG